The genomic DNA CGGCCAGGGACTGGGCATCGGATAGGGCCAATTGTAATTTGCTGGTTAAACGATCAATACGCATGGGTCACCTTCCTAATGAGCAGGCCGGACCTTGAAAACATCCTGAATGAAGAAACCTGCCAGATACCGTTATAGATGTGGTCGATTCTGGAAGATTCAAGCCGGGCGCCCTTGATGCAGATCAGAGAAGTCTAGCGTTCGATCCAGATCAGCGAGGCAAAGCGACCGGTGCGCGGGTTGCGGCGGTAGGAAAAGAAACGTGGGTCGGTCACGGTGCAGAGACCGCCCCCGTAAACGGCCGTGACACCGCGTGCCGCCAGCCGCAAGCGGGCCAACTGATAGATATCGGCGAGGAACTTGCCGGGATTGGGGCTCGCGGCAAAGGCTTTTACCGCTTCAGGCAGTTGCGCGATGAAGGCTTCACGCACTTCCGGCCCGACTTCGAACGCTTGCGGGCCGATGGCCGGGCCGAGCCAGGCCAGGATTTCTTCCGCGGGCACGGCAAGGCTGTCGAGGGTGGCCTCCAGCACACCGTTCGCCAGCCCGCGCCAGCCGGCATGGGCCGCCGCGACGCGGGTGCCGGCACGGTTGCAGAACAGCACCGGCAGGCAGTCCGCCGTCATCGCCGTGCAAGCGATACCCGGCGTCGCGGTCCAGCTGGCATCGGCGGTCGCCACCTGGGCTGGGTCAGCCTCTACCACAGCAATGCCGTGGACCTGCTGCAGCCAGGCCGGGGTGATAGCGAATGGATCGGTGACGCGACGGCGGTTTTCGGCGACGGCCGTGGGGTCGTCGCCCACATGGTCGCCCAGGTTGAGGCTGTCGAACGGCGCCAGGCTGACGCCGCCCTCGCGGGTGGTGACGCAGGCCTTGACCCGGGCCGGCGCGGGCCAGTCGGGTGTCAGCCAGTCACTCATCCGATGAACGCCTCGCGGTCCTGCTTGAGCAACGTCAGCAGCCAGACGAAATCATCCGGCAACGGCGATTCCCAGCTCATGCGCTTGCCGGTCGTCGGATGATCCAGTTCCAGGAAACGCGCGTGCAGCGCCTGGCGCGGGAAATTCTTCAGCGATTCGACCATGGTCTGGCTCGCGGCTGGCGGAATGCGGAAACGACCGCCATAAGCCGGGTCGCCCACCAACGGGAAGTTGATGTGGGCCATGTGCACGCGGATCTGGTGGGTACGACCGGTTTCCAGCTTGACCCGCACGTGCGTGTGGGAACGGAAACGCTCCAGCACGCGGTAATGACTGACCGCCTGCTTGCCGCCCTCCATTACCGCCATGCGCTGGCGCTGCTGGCCGTGACGACCGATCGGGGCGTTGATCTTGCCACCGGCAGTGACGACCCCGATCACGATGCATTCATAGATGCGGCTGACACTGCGGCTTTGCAGCTGTGTAACCAGCTGTGTCTGCGCCTGGATGGTCTTGGCCACCACCATCAGGCCGGTGGTGTCCTTGTCCAGGCGATGCACGATGCCGGCACGGGGCACATTGATGATGTCCGGTACGTGGTGCAGCAAGGCATTGAGCAGCGTGCCGTCGGCATGACCGGCCGCCGGGTGCACCACCAGGCCCGCAGGCTTGTTGATCACCAGGATGTCATCGTCTTCATAGACGATGTCCAGGGCAATGTCCTGGGCGACCCATTCTCCCTGGGCCTCCTGCTCGGCAGTCAGTTCGAGGATGGCGCCGCCATGGACGATGTCGCGCGGACGAATCACCGCCCCATCCACAGTCAGGCGGCCGTCCTTGATCCAGGCGGAAAGGCGCGAGCGAGAGTGCTCGGCAAAGAGTTGTGCGGCGACTTGATCGAGGCGTTGGCCGCCCAATTCGGACGGCACCTCTGCGCGAAGTTCTATTTTATCGGACATGCTCGGACTAGGCGTCGGCACAGCCTTTGGTTTCGGCTGCGCGCTTGTGGTTAAATACGGCGTCTTTTGCCCCGAGGCTTTCAACGGGGCGCTCATCATAACAGGACGGCCCCGCCCAAGACAGCGGCCGTCATAGGGACGCAAGCCGCCATGCAAGTGAAACACCTGCTGCTGATCGCCATCCTCGCATTGACTGCTGCTTGCTCGTCGAAGGAAGTCGTAGACGAAAACCTGAGCGAAGTCGAACTGTACCAACAGGCGCAGAACGACCTGGATAACAACAGCTATACCAGCGCCACCGCCAAGCTGAAGGCGCTGGAGTCGCGGTATCCGTTCGGTCGTTACGCCGATCAGGCCCAATTGGAGCTGATCTACGCCAACTACAAGAACGCCGAGCCGGAAGCCGCCAAATCCGCCGCCGAGCGTTTCATTCGTCTGCACCCGCAGCACCCGAATGTCGATTACGCCTATTACCTCAAGGGCCTGACCTCCTTCGACCAGGACGTCGGCCTGCTGGCGCGCTTCCTGCCGCTGGACATGACCAAGCGTGACCCGGGCGCCGCGCGCGACTCCTACAACGAGTTCGCCCAGCTGACCAGCCGCTTCCCCAACAGCCGCTACTCGCCGGACGCCAAGCAGCGCATGATCTACCTGCGCAACCTGCTGGCTTCCTACGAAATCCACGTGGCCGACTACTACCTGACCCGCCAGGCCTACGTCGCCGCTGCCAACCGGGGCCGCTACGTGGTGGAAAACTTCCAGGAAACCCCTTCGGTGGGTGATGGCCTGGCGGTGATGACCGAAGCCTACCAGCGTCTGCACCTGGACGACCTGGCGGCCACCAGCCTGGAAACCCTCAAGCTGAACTACCCGGATCACCCGTCGCTGGTCGATGGTCAGTTCACCCCACGGGTCGACGAAGCCGACAACCGTTCGTGGCTGAGCAAGGCGACCCTGGGCCTGATCGAGTCCCGTCCACCGTTGCCGCCTGGCGAAACCCGCGCCAACCAGGACGTGCAGCGTCAGTTCCAGGATGCCAAGGAAGCCATCCCGAACGAACTCAAGCCCAAGGACGAAAATGGCGACGTGATCGAGGAAGAAGAACCCGAGAACGAATCCAGCGACCGCTCCTGGTTCAGCTACATGACCTTCGGCCTGTTCGACTGAGGCCAAGGCATCAGCAAAAAGGGAGACCCTCGGGTCTCCCTTTTTTGTGCCCGGGTTTTATTGCGCTGTGCGCCGTTCCAGTCCTTGGCTAAACTGCCTGATCTCTAGCCAAAAAGCTGCCCATCATGCTTCGTTTACTGTTCTGGATCGCCCTGATTGCCGCCGCGGTATGGTTCTGGCGCAAGTTCAAGGGTGCCTCCTCCGCGCCGAACGCTCCCCGAGAGTACGACGCACCGCCCATGGTGCGCTGCGCCCATTGCGGCGTACACCTGCCCCGCGACCGGGCACTGGCCCTCGAACAACAATGGTATTGCAGCCAGGCTCACCTCGAGCAAGGCCCGGGCAATCGTGAGCGCTGAGGCCTCAAGCCCACGCGTCAAACAGACGCAGCGCCTGCTGCGCCTCTATCACCTGTACCGCCTGAGTATCGGCATCACCCTGGTGCTGCTGATCTCCAGCAACATGGACAACCGCCTGCTGGAGTTCGCCAACGACCACCTGCTGCGCAGCGGTAGCTGGTTGTACCTGGTACTGAACATCCTGCTGGTGGTGTTCCTTGAGAACACCCGACGCCCTGCCCGACTGTTCGGCCTGGCCCTCACCGACGTGCTCTTGCTTTCATGGCTGTTTTTCGCAGCCGGCGGTGTGCCCAGTGCCATCGGCAACCTGATCATCGTCTCGGTGGCCATCGGTAACACGCTGTTGCGCGGCAGGATCGGCCTGTTGATCGCGGCCGTCGCCACCCTCGGCATCGTCGGTTCGAGTTTTTTTCTTGGCTTGAGCGACTCGAACCGTCCCAGCAGCTATTTGCAGGCCGGTACCCTCGGGGCGCTGTGTTTTGCCGCCGCGCTGCTGGTGCAAGGCCTGACCCGACGCTTGGAAGCCAGCGAAACCCTGGCCGAGCAACGGGCCAGCGAAGTGGTCGGCCTGGAAGCGCTCAACGCCCTGATCCTGCAACGCATGCGCACCGGCATCCTGGTGCTCGACCGTGAGCGTCGGGTCCAGTTGGCCAACGAAAGCGCATTGAATCTGCTGGGCATGCACGATCTGGTCGGCCAGCAGCTCGACGATTACTCCACTGCCCTGGTCGAACGCCTGCAATTATGGCGAAACAACCCCAGCCTGCGCCCGTCCAGCCTGACCGTTACGGGCACGGGCCTGGCCCTGCAACCGAGCTTCATCGCCCTGGGCCATAACGACCAGCATCAAATCCTGGTGTTCCTCGAAGACCTGGCCCAGGTTGCCCAGCATGCCCAGCAGCTCAAGCTCGCCTCCCTGGGGCGCCTGACCGCCGGTATCGCTCATGAAATCCGCAACCCCTTGGGCGCCATCAGCCACGCGGCGCAATTGCTGCGCGAATCAGAGGAACTGAACGACGCGGATCGGCGTCTGACGCAGATTATTCAAGATCACTCCCAACGAATGAATCGCGTCATTGAAAACGTTCTGCAGCTGTCTCGTCGCCAGCAAACCACACCCCAGCGTCTCGACCTGCGTACCTGGCTCGACCAATTCGTCCGGCAGGCCCGCGAAAGCATGGCCGAACACCAGCGCTTGCACCTGAGCATCGACCCGGGGGACTACACCACGCTGATGGACCCCGACCAGCTCACCCAGGTACTCGACAACCTGCTGCGCAACGCCTGGCGCCACAGCGCAATGGCCCATGAGCAGGCCGAGGCCTGGTTGAAACTGTTCATCGCCCCCCACAGCCAGCTGTCGACCTTGGACATCATCGACAACGGCCCCGGTGTAACGCCCGAGCAGCAGGCGCATTTGTTCGAACCTTTCTTCACCACCAGCAGCCAGGGCACCGGCCTTGGGCTCTATCTGTCCCGTGAGCTGTGCGAAAGCAACCAGGCCCGCCTAGACTTCAAACCACGCCAAGGCGGCGGTTGCTTTCGCATCACCTTTGCTCACGGACGGAAACAGATTTGAACAATCGCTCACGGCAACGAATCCTGATCGTCGATGACGAACCGGACATCCGCGAACTCCTGGACATCACCCTGGGCCGGATGAAACTCGACACCCGCAGCGCCAAGAACCTTGCCGAGGCCCAAGCCCTGCTGGCGGGAGATGCCTTCGACCTGTGCCTGACCGACATGCGCCTGCCCGATGGTACTGGCTTGGAACTGGTGCAGCACATCCAGCAACGTTATCCACAACTGCCCGTGGCGATGATCACCGCCTACGGCAGCCTGGAAACCGCCATCGACGCCCTCAAGGCCGGCGCTTTCGATTTCCTGACCAAGCCGGTCGACCTGGGGCGGCTGCGGGAACTGGTCACCAGCGCCCTGCGCCTGCCAGCCGTCGCCACACCGACCAGCACCATCGAGCGATGCCTTCTGGGCGACTCGCCGCCGATGCGCAGCGTGCGCAAACAGATCGAAAAACTCGCCCGCAGCCAGGCGCCGGTGTACATCAGTGGGGAGTCGGGTTGCGGCAAGGAACTGGTCGCCCGGCTGATCCACGAACAAGGCCCCCGTGCCAACCAGGGCTTTGTGCCGGTCAACTGTGGGGCGATTCCCACGGAACTGATGGAAAGCGAGTTCTTTGGCCATCGCAAAGGCAGCTTCAGCGGCGCCATCGAAGACAAGCCCGGACTGTTCCAGGCCGCCCATGGCGGGACTCTGTTCCTTGATGAAGTGGCCGACCTGCCTCTGGCGATGCAGGTCAAGCTGTTGCGAGCCATCCAGGAAAAAGCCGTGCGTGCCGTGGGCGGCCAGCAGGAAGAAGTGGTGGATGTACGCATCCTCTGCGCCACCCATAAGGATCTGGACGCCGAAGTCGCCGCCGGGCGCTTTCGCCAGGATCTATATTACCGGCTGAACGTCATCGAACTGCGCGTGCCGCCCTTGCGCGAACGCCGCGAAGACATCGAACCGCTGGCCAATCACATGCTCCAGCGCTTGGCGGCCAACACCGGCAGCCCCGCAGTAAAACTCCATCCCCAGGCCCTGGCCGCGCTGCAAAACTACCGCTTCCCGGGCAATGTGCGGGAGCTGGAGAACATGCTCGAACGGGCCTACACCCTGTGCGAACAACAACTGATCGAAGCCGACGACCTGCGCCTGGCCGAAGGCAATAATGCCGGCGAGGCGGGCAAACCCGATTTGATGCAGGTCGACAATCTGGAGGACTACCTGGAAGACGTCGAGCGTAAGCTGATCCTTCAAGCACTGGAGGAAACCCGCTGGAACCGTACGGCGGCGGCGCAGCGGTTGAAGTTGTCGTTTCGGTCGATGCGGTATCGGTTGAAGAAACTTGGGCTGGATTGAGCCACGGTTTTGAAGCCCACGTTTGCCTCTGTGGCGAGGGGATTTATCCCCGTTGGGCTGCGAAGCAGCCCCAAAAGCAGCGACTCAATCAACCTGACACTCCGAGATCTCAGGTCCCAGCGGGAGCAAGCTCCCTCGCCACAGGTTCGGCGTTCACCCTCTGTAACGCCGTTCTCTAGCCCTCCGGCACAGGTACCCGCTCGTCCAGCACACGATTGGCCAATAACTCACTCAGCTCAATCAACTGCTGTACCCCCAAGGCGATATGTCGCCGCGAGCCTTCAAGTTCGAAGGCCAGGTCGCTGATCGTTGCGTTGGCAGAGGCCAGGGTTTCGCTGAGGTTGGTGAGGAGGCATTCGGTGTCGATGCCGGCCACGACAGTGAATAGCTGGGTTGAGGCGGGTTTCTTTTTGGTTTCGGGCTTTGGGCCGAGGTAATAGTCGAGGGCGCGTTTGGCGGCTTCATCGAGCTTTTGGTGATCAGGATCGACGTGGGTTGACGAGGAACCTGTTTCTGGGGGGTTGGGTGTATCTTTAATCATTGTGCATCTCCAAGTTTTTGGAGCTGTCACCGATCGCCGCGACGCGATTGGAGGTGGCAGCTGTACGCAGGTTCGCGGACCGAACTTGGAGCTTCGGCATACCCGAAGGTATCCCACGCACAGCCAACCATGACACAACGACAAATACCGAAGCACCGTCGTCGGCTGGAATTATGCACCAAGTTAACGGGCCGCGACGCCCGGACGCTGAATTGGCAGCGACGGGAAAAGGTTAGCCAGAGTTCTTCCCACCCGGCAACCGCCAGAACTCGTCGGAAAATTCGGCTCGAATCAGGAATCTTGTCCGACCATTCCCACAAAGGCTGGTTGGATGTGAGGGCAGTGTGTATATCCGTTTCTGCGGTAACGGCTGCTTAGGGTTCCGCCCTGACGGCGGGTCACTTTCGAAAAGCGCGAAAGTAACCAAAGCGCTCATGCCCCACCACTTGGCACCTCGCTTAGGCTCGGTGTGCCCTCACTCCGGCATTGCTCCGTGGGCCCGCCGCGAAGGGCCATCCATGGCCCAGCGCGGCTATCCCGGCATCCATGCCGGGATGCCCACTCCACAATGCCTGCGTTCGGCCAGCGTGGTTAACGGGGCGCCGAGATCAACGTCCACCGCGAGGCGGCCTAACAGCCGACCTGGTTCTTGGTGGGACCGCGTTTTTCCTGTGGGATCGAGCCTGCTCGCGATGGGGCCTGTCAGCCCAACATTCATGTGACTGGACCACCGCTATCGCGAGCAAGCTCGCTCCCACACGGGCTCGGTGGCGATCTGCAGATTTGCGGCCACTGCAAATCCCTGTGGGAGCGAGCTTGCTCGCGATAGCAGTGGGTCAGCTTGCATCAGCGTTGGATGTACCGCCGTCTTCGCGAGCAAGCCCCGCTCCCACACTGGGTCGGTGACGATCTACAGATTTTCGGCCACTGCAAATTCCTGTGGGAGCAAAGCTTGCTCGCGATGGCGGTGGATCAGCTGCATCAGCCTTGGACGTGCCGCCGTCTTCGCGAGCAAGCTTTGCTCCCACAGGTCCTGCTCAAACAGATCTGATGGGTGTACGACCAGGAGAACCAGGTCGGCTATTAGGCCGCCTCGGGGCGGACGTTGATCTCGGGCGCCCCGTTAACCACGATGGCCGAACGAAGGCATTGCGCAGTGGGCACCTCGGCATGGATGCCGAGGTAGCCGCGCTGGGCCATGGATGGCCCTTCGCGGCGGCCCACGGAGCAATGCCTTCGTTCGGGCATGCCGAGCCTAGGCGAGGCACCGAGTGGTGGGGCAGGAGCGCTTTGGTTACTTTCGCGCTTTTCGAAAGTGACCCGCCGTAAGGGCGGAACCCTAAGTGGCCGTTACCGCAGAAACGGATATGTACACGATCAACAATTCTGGCCGACCATCAGGCCGCCATCGCGAGCAAGCTCGCTCCCACAGTTGGATCTCCCCACAGTTGAATCTGAGCACAAGAACTGTATCAAAACCGAACCTTACAACCGCCCAGCCGGCGCATACGGCACAGGATCAATCACCGGCTCACGCCCCAACATCAGATCCGTAAACAACTGACACGACGCCGGCGCCAACACCAGCCCATTGCGATAATGCCCACAGTTCAACCACAACCCCGCAACTCCCGGCACCTCGCCAATATAGGGAATACCTTCAGGCGACCCGGGCCGCAACCCAGCCCAATGCCCCACCACCTCAGCCCCCGCCAATGCCGGAATCAGCTGCTGCGCCGAAGCCTTCAGGCTCTCCAACGCAACTTGCGTCGGGGTCTTGTCGAAACCTTCGCGCTCCAGCGTACTGCCAACCAGAATATGCCCATCACGACGCGGGATCGCATAGCGCCCCTTGGCCAGGACCATGCTCGACAGGAAATCCGACGCGCACTTGTACAGAATCATCTGCCCCTTGACCGGCTCGACCGGCAACTTCAGCCCCAGCGTCTTGAGCAACTCACCACTCCAGGCCCCCGCCGCCAGCACCACTTGATCGCCACGAAGCGGCCCGACAGAGCTGTCCACCCCCACGACACGCCCGCCATCACGGATGAACCCGCTGACCTCGCAATGCTCATGAAGCGTGACATTAGGCAGCGCCAGCAACGCAGCCTTGAGCGACTTCACCAACCGCGGATGACGCACGTTGGCCACGTCAGCCATATAAATCGCCCGGGAAAAACCCGAGCCCAGCACCGGCACCGCATCGTGGACCGCCGAGATATCCACAGCCCGCAGCGGGCGCCCTTCCCGCTGGGCCCAGGCCAGCGCTTCGTCCTGATCGTCCAGGTCCAGCCAATACAGCCCGGTCACGTGCACCTGCGGATCGATCCCGGTGGCGGCGAACAATCGCTCGCCCAGCTGAGGATAAAAATCCTGCGACCAATGGGCCAGCGCCGTGACCGCCGGGCTATAGCGCCAGGGGTACAACGGCGAAACGATACCGCCGCCGGCCCAGGACGATTCCTGGCCGACATTGGAGCGATCCAGCAGCACCACACGTTGCCCTGCGGACGCCAGATTGAACGCCGTCAGCAGGCCGATGACTCCGCCACCGACGATCACCACTTGCTGTTGCCTGGTCATGTTCTGATTCGACTCACTAAAACAACGGGCGCAAAAGCGCGCCCGGATAAAAGAAACTCAGCGCCCCCAACAATCCTTGGCGGTCACCCCGGCGGCGGCGTTCTCGATGCTTCGTACCCCGGTATTGGTGATTTTGAAGTCACCGCATTTGTCCGTCGCCATGGACGATCCACTCCTGCGTACAGCGGTCAGGATGAAGCTCTGGTCCGTTGGT from Pseudomonas beijingensis includes the following:
- the pgeF gene encoding peptidoglycan editing factor PgeF — its product is MSDWLTPDWPAPARVKACVTTREGGVSLAPFDSLNLGDHVGDDPTAVAENRRRVTDPFAITPAWLQQVHGIAVVEADPAQVATADASWTATPGIACTAMTADCLPVLFCNRAGTRVAAAHAGWRGLANGVLEATLDSLAVPAEEILAWLGPAIGPQAFEVGPEVREAFIAQLPEAVKAFAASPNPGKFLADIYQLARLRLAARGVTAVYGGGLCTVTDPRFFSYRRNPRTGRFASLIWIER
- the rluD gene encoding 23S rRNA pseudouridine(1911/1915/1917) synthase RluD, with protein sequence MSDKIELRAEVPSELGGQRLDQVAAQLFAEHSRSRLSAWIKDGRLTVDGAVIRPRDIVHGGAILELTAEQEAQGEWVAQDIALDIVYEDDDILVINKPAGLVVHPAAGHADGTLLNALLHHVPDIINVPRAGIVHRLDKDTTGLMVVAKTIQAQTQLVTQLQSRSVSRIYECIVIGVVTAGGKINAPIGRHGQQRQRMAVMEGGKQAVSHYRVLERFRSHTHVRVKLETGRTHQIRVHMAHINFPLVGDPAYGGRFRIPPAASQTMVESLKNFPRQALHARFLELDHPTTGKRMSWESPLPDDFVWLLTLLKQDREAFIG
- a CDS encoding outer membrane protein assembly factor BamD encodes the protein MQVKHLLLIAILALTAACSSKEVVDENLSEVELYQQAQNDLDNNSYTSATAKLKALESRYPFGRYADQAQLELIYANYKNAEPEAAKSAAERFIRLHPQHPNVDYAYYLKGLTSFDQDVGLLARFLPLDMTKRDPGAARDSYNEFAQLTSRFPNSRYSPDAKQRMIYLRNLLASYEIHVADYYLTRQAYVAAANRGRYVVENFQETPSVGDGLAVMTEAYQRLHLDDLAATSLETLKLNYPDHPSLVDGQFTPRVDEADNRSWLSKATLGLIESRPPLPPGETRANQDVQRQFQDAKEAIPNELKPKDENGDVIEEEEPENESSDRSWFSYMTFGLFD
- a CDS encoding PP0621 family protein; this translates as MLRLLFWIALIAAAVWFWRKFKGASSAPNAPREYDAPPMVRCAHCGVHLPRDRALALEQQWYCSQAHLEQGPGNRER
- a CDS encoding two-component system sensor histidine kinase NtrB; this translates as MSAEASSPRVKQTQRLLRLYHLYRLSIGITLVLLISSNMDNRLLEFANDHLLRSGSWLYLVLNILLVVFLENTRRPARLFGLALTDVLLLSWLFFAAGGVPSAIGNLIIVSVAIGNTLLRGRIGLLIAAVATLGIVGSSFFLGLSDSNRPSSYLQAGTLGALCFAAALLVQGLTRRLEASETLAEQRASEVVGLEALNALILQRMRTGILVLDRERRVQLANESALNLLGMHDLVGQQLDDYSTALVERLQLWRNNPSLRPSSLTVTGTGLALQPSFIALGHNDQHQILVFLEDLAQVAQHAQQLKLASLGRLTAGIAHEIRNPLGAISHAAQLLRESEELNDADRRLTQIIQDHSQRMNRVIENVLQLSRRQQTTPQRLDLRTWLDQFVRQARESMAEHQRLHLSIDPGDYTTLMDPDQLTQVLDNLLRNAWRHSAMAHEQAEAWLKLFIAPHSQLSTLDIIDNGPGVTPEQQAHLFEPFFTTSSQGTGLGLYLSRELCESNQARLDFKPRQGGGCFRITFAHGRKQI
- a CDS encoding sigma-54-dependent transcriptional regulator, encoding MNNRSRQRILIVDDEPDIRELLDITLGRMKLDTRSAKNLAEAQALLAGDAFDLCLTDMRLPDGTGLELVQHIQQRYPQLPVAMITAYGSLETAIDALKAGAFDFLTKPVDLGRLRELVTSALRLPAVATPTSTIERCLLGDSPPMRSVRKQIEKLARSQAPVYISGESGCGKELVARLIHEQGPRANQGFVPVNCGAIPTELMESEFFGHRKGSFSGAIEDKPGLFQAAHGGTLFLDEVADLPLAMQVKLLRAIQEKAVRAVGGQQEEVVDVRILCATHKDLDAEVAAGRFRQDLYYRLNVIELRVPPLRERREDIEPLANHMLQRLAANTGSPAVKLHPQALAALQNYRFPGNVRELENMLERAYTLCEQQLIEADDLRLAEGNNAGEAGKPDLMQVDNLEDYLEDVERKLILQALEETRWNRTAAAQRLKLSFRSMRYRLKKLGLD
- a CDS encoding DUF6124 family protein — translated: MIKDTPNPPETGSSSTHVDPDHQKLDEAAKRALDYYLGPKPETKKKPASTQLFTVVAGIDTECLLTNLSETLASANATISDLAFELEGSRRHIALGVQQLIELSELLANRVLDERVPVPEG
- the thiO gene encoding glycine oxidase ThiO, giving the protein MTRQQQVVIVGGGVIGLLTAFNLASAGQRVVLLDRSNVGQESSWAGGGIVSPLYPWRYSPAVTALAHWSQDFYPQLGERLFAATGIDPQVHVTGLYWLDLDDQDEALAWAQREGRPLRAVDISAVHDAVPVLGSGFSRAIYMADVANVRHPRLVKSLKAALLALPNVTLHEHCEVSGFIRDGGRVVGVDSSVGPLRGDQVVLAAGAWSGELLKTLGLKLPVEPVKGQMILYKCASDFLSSMVLAKGRYAIPRRDGHILVGSTLEREGFDKTPTQVALESLKASAQQLIPALAGAEVVGHWAGLRPGSPEGIPYIGEVPGVAGLWLNCGHYRNGLVLAPASCQLFTDLMLGREPVIDPVPYAPAGRL